In Phyllopteryx taeniolatus isolate TA_2022b chromosome 5, UOR_Ptae_1.2, whole genome shotgun sequence, the DNA window AGCCGCTTCTTTTTTAGCCTGCGGTGATGTCACACTTTGTGCTTGTGATGTGTTTCAGGGAGATGTGGAAAACAGAAGCAGTCGGGAGTCAGAGTGAGTCTTTGGGAATCATTCAGTCACGCGCGACTCACGACAGCGGGATTTTGATCGTGGACCTCCTAAAGAGTTCCGAAAATCCCTTCGGAGGGAGTCGGGAATGAGGAATGATTGGGAAGGCAGTTTTGCTGACCCGAAGTCTTCCCGATCGAAATACATTTTTCAGGGCGGTGCGAATACATTTTACCGATCGCGATATAATTGTCAACGGGGGTGCAGCTATTTTAGCGATAGAAATACTTTTGTCGACGGGGGGGTGCAGATATTTGCAGCAAGTCCTGGATATAACACCCTACCCTGACGCCGATGCtcttcgttagcctgtctatggcattttgcttctttttgtttgttagcataaAGCTGAACAGATGTTTGGAaggcaaatgttttttctctgtTGGATGTTTATTTTTGGAGTAAACATCAGCTTGAGTCCTTTTTGAACAGTTGTTgagctgccaaactgctgcttggtgAGAAATGAGTCGAGTCACCATACAGCACGAGTATCTCCAATTTGCTCACAAGTCAGAGCAAAAAATCGTCCCGACGAcaactcgtatctcgaaaatTCGTAAGTCTGGTCGCTGGTGGTATCGTGATTGGCCGTCGGGAACAAGCGAAGCGTCGTTAGTCATTCCCGTCTCCGCAATCgctaaaaactgcatttttataCACTAGATGATATACAGCAGTTGGGTCTTCAGTGgaaacaaaagtagtgcttggGCGCCCTTCATAACATTGTTACTGGCAGACGTTCAAGTGCCAGTGATCGTGTGTGTGCGTAGCCACGCTTCCCCAGCTGACGGCCGTGGACTGGAGGGTGGACGTGGTGAGCAGCTCGGACGCGCTCAGCCGGATGTGCGTCCCCGCGTGTCTCGTCCACTTCAAGGTGGGCTCGCTTCGCGCGCATATGCGCGCACACGCATTTGTTTACAGTGCGCACGTGTGATTGACAGACGGAGGATGCGTGCGCCTCCGATTCCGTGTCCGTGGCGACGGTGGAGCTGAGCAGGGAGAGTCTGGACACCATGTTGGACGGGCTGGGCCGCGTCCGGGACCAGCTCTCTGCGGTCGCTGGCAAGTGACGATGTCATAGGAGGATTCATTTGGTTACATCACGACTGGCTGCTTGTCGCTAGGCAGACTTCATCATAACCGCCCCACTCCGCTctatgaacaacaacaacctgaCAGGaagtcacaaacacacacacactgtcgaTGAATCGgggctctgtattaaatataaaatacattcaacAAATACATGCGTCTGGTGGTGAAAGCTTGACTGTGTCTTCATATTAATAAAGTGCTTTTATAAGACAACCCGTTTGTTTGAAATGTCTATGTCATAAATGGATTTGTAAGTACATCACATATAGGACAAATGAAACGGAGACCAAAAGAAAGCAGCGGTGTCGGATAAACCAAGCACACGGAAGGAAGCGTTCTGCGTTTAGCGGAGACGTCCGCTTGTCGAAAGAAGCTGGGAAAAGTTTCACGTCAACAAGCGCGGTGTACTGTTCGTTGCTTTTTgctggatgaaaatgaaatcaacTTTCAACTTGGCCCAATATGGTCATAATTCCAAGCGATGAAGTCcacatctttttaaaatgtatccagGGGCCTGTCTGACAATAACAAACGGATGATTAACCATTCGTgtttcagtgggaaaaaaaaaaaggtaaaaacatGGCGCAACGGTTGAATGGAAGCAGATGTACTCCTTGGTCGTCCTCTCTCTCACCTTGGATTTGGATTtgaaggtgaaacgtcttcgtGTCCAGCCGCCTCCATTCAACTTTTGCGGATGAACATGACAACCTTAAAGGTTGCCAAATCAAATCAAGCGCCTCTTGCACTGATGGCTGGAACACttcaacattttctttcatttatcaCACGCTGGTAAATCTAAAATTTACAAACTTCCTTATGTACAAAATGaagtgacattttctttttgggaatttTAGGTTACTTGAGGAAAAGTTGTCCATTTCAGAGTGAAAGAATGCAGAAGTAAAAAAGTGAACGTGTACACGCACATGCGTCCaagtaacttccactaacaacccaggctaaactgagCCCCTCCCCAAAATACAAAGCTTGTTTcaacttcaacatacagtacttccttgacaccaattgctAATCAGcgccatcttatggcatcttaAAGTGTTCTAGAAAGGGCCTAAAACCCACCAATGGCGAAGAAAGCAGACAATCTCGAAGAGCTCCGCTAAAAacctactttttatttactcgGCACTGTGAGAACTAAACACATAGAAAAAGACATCCCATTACAATATGACCCGGAGTGAAAAGCAattcaatccccccccccaaaaacacacgTTTACGTTGATTTTGCTCACTTGTTTTCCCCCCCtacaaatgaacaaatacaCGAGTTAAgctaaacaacaaataaatacgtCACTCTGCTGACCAAGGGCGCTAATTTAACTGGTCAATCGGAGTACACGCGTGCTCATTCACGACGCCACTGAATGACAACGCGAAACACGCGCCACTTAAATGCCACCCCGATCGACACAGCTGAGACGGCAAAAGTCATATTACACAAGATGGAGCTCCTCAAATCACTTCGGCCCCAAGACGGCAATGCTATTATGCTTTAATATTAGACACGGCTTTGGCCTGCCTGACCACAAAGAGTCATTAGAAAtatgaaaatgcacttttttgcCCGGTCGCTTCTTGATCCCACCCGTCACACTAGCCCCGCCCACTTGGCTGTTTCAATGGCGACTTGACAGGAGAACAAAGAGACACACACTGTAGAAATGCATCAgggctctgtattaaatataaaatccaCATTCCACCGCTACATTCTCTTGCTAGTCAAAACATGATTATGTTATGTATCATATTAATAATGCACGCGCACGCGTGcgttcatactggctggagtacTGTGAGGCCATCTATGTCCAGTTGCACCGTGTGGACGCTGAAGTCTCCCAAACCCTAAAAGCACACACGGCACGGCGGGTCACCATGGGAACAAGCCGACCACGGTAACGACGGGACCCCCGACGGCCGCACGTTACTGACCGGCGTGCGCGCGAGGACCCGAAGGACGGCGTCCTTCTGCGCGGGCCGGCGGGTGAGCAGGCAGAggaagccgccgccgccggcgcCCGCCAGGCTCTGACCCAGGACCAGCGGGCGCAGCGCCTCCATCATCACGCGCACAGACGCCGGCTCGCAGCCTGGCGCCATCCGCTTCTTGTGGCGCCACGAACGATCCAGGCAGCGGCCCAACGAAGACAAGCAACCTGAAGAAGTACAAAAAGCGTGGGTGCCCACGGACCGAATGAGACACATTCGGACCGAACCGTTTGGCCGGTTTTCGAAAAATGCGTACACACACAAATTTCAAATAGACcaacatacgcacgcacacacacacacacacacaagtgcagTGTTGATGCGCCTGACCGTCAAGACAGGCACGTGCACAGTCCTCGCTGTTGGACACAAGCTCTTGAAGGTTGCGAACCATCGCAGGAAGACGGCTGTACCAGCTGCGCACCACATCCTGTGAAAACACACCCGGGCGCACAATTGTCACTTCCAAAGTGCggacgtgtgcgtgcgtgcgtgcgtgcgtgcgaccTGCAGCAGGTTGCGAGCCAGTCTGGTTTTCCCGGTGTAGACCAGCAGAAGGCGCTGCTCCAGAGCCTCCACGAAGCCGTCCGGGGGCCGCAGGCGTTCCACGTGCACCCGCAGCGGCAgacgggcttgggaccggcccaCCTTAAGACCGCCCTCCAGACCGCCCACCTGGTCCTGCCAGCCCCCCCCTGGCGAGAGGAGAAAGCGACGCCATGGGATGCGATCGCGCGTGACCGGACATGTGCTTTACCTGTGGTGAGGACTTGTTCCAGGTGCAGTACGGCGTGTATGAGCGCATCGCCTGTGTACGATCGGCCCCGTGGCTGCGTAGACCGCCGCCAGGAGCGCCCCCGCCAGGATGCTGCTGGTACCTGCGAGCCGACGACATCGCCACGTGAACCGATGGCTCGTCGGCGGCCGTATGTCTCGCCGAGCGTCTCTCACCGAGTCCCGAGCCGGTGGGCAGCGCCGACCAACCGTGGAGCTCCAGACCTCCGCCCCAGCAAGCAGTCAGCTGACGCCCTAAAGGATCTTGGGAGGACGGCGACACCACATCGGCGCACACGCACACCGCCTTCAGCAGAGCacctgacacgcacacacacacacacacacgttattaGTAACAAGGGGACTTCTCACACCCGGTCAAAATGGCAACAAGCCAACTTCACACACAActggtcaccatggcaacaagcCGACCCACTTCACGCACACGCCGACCTTCAAAAATTCACAcagattttcaaacttttaccaCGGGACAATTATTGCAGTATCTTTTGTCATAGggtaaaaataattctgcatactgttcaaatgCACAATCGTTACTCTATCATCGTAATCTTCAATAAATGATGGCctcaatatttatttgaatgtttttattgcatcgACCATGTAATggcggacgcagttgcagcctgaatcaaagcaCATGAGATCGCTGTGGCGTCAAAAGGTGACTTCACGCATCTGTGCACCATGGTAaccactcacacacgcacacgcacacaactggTCACCATAGCAACAAGTTGAGGCCGACACACTCGGAAAAGGAAGTGAGGCGGTACCGGGCGCGCTGGGCTGGCAGTAGTCCTTGAGGTGGTCCATGGTCTCACACACCGTCTCCGTGGCAATGGCAGAGTCCCGCCCCCCGCTGTGGCTGACCAACAGGAGGCGGGGCTCTTTAATGCGTCGCGCGCGGGCGCCAATAGGCCGCCGCCCGTCAATCTTCACCGCCACGTTGGTCACGCAGCCGCCGTGCTCGAAGGCCAAGGGCGGTGTGTCGCTCCAGCCGCCTGGAACGCAGTCCGCACATTTTGATCATCTTATTGATCATCTCATCGACGGTTTGTGATGTTTTCGTGCAATTGAGTCACTCATCACCAGCAAGATCGATTCTGGCGGGACACTCCACTTCATGCCACTGCTCAAGAGGCGGGAGCTCCCCCTGGCCAATGTCCACAAACTTCTGTGATGACATCACAGCCCGGCGTAGCAGCACCTGGGCGGCGCCCTCGTAGTGGCGCGCCGCCCGCACCAGCAGGTCGggcctgtggggggggggggggggcgagtaACTTTAACAGCATCCCGGCggatacagtgaaccccatcCACGTTGGTGGGGAGGTATAGTTTTACCAGTTACACACACTTTcaacatccatcaatccattttcttgcgCTTATCCAGGGTCAGGTCGCGGGGAAggtcagatcaaaagatgaatatgagacgaaAGTTCCGAATTCCGGCTTTCATCTtgatgtgttcaacaactcgggacagagcagcttttgtttgaagccacccacttttcaagtgagcaaaagtaattggaacagacatgatgaaATGAACTTCGAGTGACTAACGTTGactatttggtggcataacccttacttgcaataagtgcatcaagcctgcgacccgtTGACTTGACccgactgttgcattcttcattagcaatgcttttccaggcctttactgcagcctctttcagtttctGCGGGTGGttttcccttcagtctcctcttcaggaggtaaaatgcatgctctgttgggttaaggtccggtgactgacttggccagtctaagactttttttcccccctaatgaagtcctttgttgtgtggatgcatttttctgtaaattgccggACAAAATGGTTTCGTACACTTGAGAATtgatcaacatcatcatcatcatcagtaaaGACGAGTGAGCAGCCATGACATGaccagatgagcttgtgtgctTTGATCCTTTCTTTCTTCACACTTTGGCCTTTCCGTTGTGGCTCATCGCTGTACTTCTTTGCACAATCCAAtatggccttccgattctttttgttGACGAGCGGTTtgcatcagggggaaaaagtggaaggtcaaTCACCGGTCCTTAACCCAACAGAGCCTGCATTTTagctcctgaagaggagactgaagggaaaaccaaacaagaactgaaagaggctggaattcggaacttttgtctcatattcaccTTTTGATCTAAAGCCCGAatgccaaaaacaaaggaattgaccttcccgttccaatacttttggaggggactgtaggaAGGCGTGTCAGCGGAACTGAGGAGGTCTTCGGCGACTCACAGCGTCCTGAGTTGAGGTCATCAGCaccatacacagtgttgacggcGTCTCCCGGGACGCCGGATggcggaccagaatttcctcgaagccaccCGGACGTTTGACCTGAGCGACCACCGTAGCTGCGTTCTTTCACCTTCAGCCTGACGGCATCTCTTACCGACGGGTTCGGGGACCGCCGCCGCAACACAGACCTTGATGAGCGTCTGCCAGACGCTCCCAGCAAACCCTCACATCACGTTTGGGTCCTTTCCGATTAAATGACCGCATTTAGTGGATCATCGAACCGCAGCCTAAAGGTGCCCTGGAGACGCCCTTACGTCTGAACACgatgttcattatggacaaccGGCGACCGGCATGGAGGTCCATTGGCAGAATTACAGGATTTGAGCGCTAACATGTAGTGCAAAACCCCACTGACGGGCTAACGAAAATTCtaacccttcaaacaactgccacTTTACCACATGCGGAGACGCGACACATTCAAACAGAGCAACAACAATACCCACGGACATGTATTCTCACCTGCTCAGCCAATGAGCTCGCTGCTCCGCCAGGGCCTTGACTCCGCCCTTCACATCTCCCTTTTCCAACAGGGAGTAGGTGGCGCTCCAGTTCTCGTTGGCGGACGGTCCGCTCCTCAGTCCGCCGCCGCCCTCGGCTTCGGCCCAGCACGTCAACACGTCCGCGATGCACGACAGGCAGCGGGCGGACACGCCCATCCGGGCTCCCTCGCTGGCGGACACTTTGTCACACAGAAATTAGTCATCAAAACAAACACCGATCCCTCGTGTCGCGGACCGACGCATGGCTCAAGTGAGACGCG includes these proteins:
- the commd9 gene encoding COMM domain-containing protein 9, with product MCAPQLLHSLHALSAHVVFGNLSSAERVVQLFPEGFHSSLKNLLTKILLENREMWKTEAVGSQTTLPQLTAVDWRVDVVSSSDALSRMCVPACLVHFKTEDACASDSVSVATVELSRESLDTMLDGLGRVRDQLSAVAGK